CCGGAAAATACCATCCGGGAGCAAACTTTCTGTTGTGGGGGAGGGGCCGGCCTGGGTACAGATGAAAACATGGAAATGAGGATGAGGGGAGGCTTTCCCCGGGCCAATGCTGTAAAGTTTGTCCAAGAAAAACACGGGGTGAACCGGTTGGCCTGCATCTGCGCGATTGACCGGGCCACTTTGCATTCCCTGATGGAGTATTGGGTTCCCGGGGTAGAAGTCACCGGCGTTCATGAGATGGTAGCCAATGCCCTGATGATGAAAGGAGAAAAAGAGAGGACAACCGATTTACGCGGTCAGCCCCTGCAAAAGATGGAGGGATCTGAGGATGTATGATGCTGGAAAAATCATCACCGGGCTGCTGATCGGCATTGGTTTGGTATCCTTTCCTTTCTGGTATAACCAGGGTAAAGCCGCTCCTCCGCCCGAACTGAAGATGGACACGCCGGTAATCCAGCAGATGAAGGAAAAGCAGTGCATAGAGCCTACCCCTTACATGAGAGCGAATCATATGGAGCTGATCGATTCCTGGAGAAATGCGGTTGTTCGTGAAGGCGGCCGCCTTTATGTGGCCTCCGACGGGAAGAAGTATCTGATGAGTCTTTCCAATACGTGCCTACACTGCCACTCCAACAAGGATAAATTTTGTGACCGCTGCCATAGCTATACCGGGGTCTCTCCGGCCTGTTGGAGTTGTCATGTCGTCCCCAAGGAGATGAAGGGATGAAAAGCAGCCGGAGAACATTTTTAAAAATAACCGGACTTTCCTTAATGGGCTGGGGAGCCAAGCCGGTGCTGGAGGTCCTGGCCAGGAATGAATCCTCCAAGATCCTCAAGCCTCCGGAAGCCCTGAAAGCCAAACGATGGGCCATGGTGATAAACTCACGGAGATGTCCCCACGGCTGTACGGATTGCATCCAAGCCTGCCACAATATCCATAATGTTCCAGATTTCGGCAACGAGAAGGATGAGATTAAATGGATATGGCATGAGCGGTTTGGGGATGCTTTTCCGGGCCAAGAACATCCTTACATCCAGGCCGGTGTCAAGGAGAGACCGGTCCTTGTCCTCTGCAATCATTGCGAAAATCCTCCCTGTGTCCGGGTGTGTCCTACGCAGGCGACCTTCAAGCGCGCAGAGGACGGAATCGTCATGATGGATTATCATCGATGCATTGGATGCCGCTTCTGCATCGCCGGATGCCCCTATGGAGCCCGATCCATGAATTATCGAGACCCCCGGCCTTTTATCAAGAAAATCAACCCCGCTTTTCCGACCCGGACCAAAGGAGTTGTGGAGAAGTGCAATTTCTGCGTAGAGAGATTGGCCGCAGGACTTCTCCCGGCCTGCGTGGTAGCCTGCAAAGAAAAGGCTCTGTTTTTCGGCGACCTGGGCAACCCGGATTCCGATGTGCGCAAGCTTCTCCGGGCTCATTTCACCATTCGCCGCAAGCCGGAACTGGGGACTCAGCCTCAGGTTTATTATATCGTGTGAGGAAGAGATGCTCGAAAAGGTACTCATTGGAAGTCGGAGATATTGGAGTTGGATAGCCTTTTTAGTTCTTTTTATCGGGGTGGGAGTTTTTTATTATCTGCGCCAGCTGGACTACGGATTGGGTATTACGGGCATGAGCCGGAACGTGACCTGGGCGCTTTATATCGCCCAGTTTACCTTTTTGGTCGGGGTCGCGGCCTCGGCGGTGATGGTCGTCCTGCCTTATTATCTGCATAATTATAAAGCCTTCGGGAAGATCACCATTCTGGGTGAGTTTTTGGCTGTTGCCTCCGTGATGATGTGTCTAATGTTCATTATCGTGGACCTCGGCCAACCGGCCCGGGCCTTCAACTTATTGATTTACCCCACTCCCAGTTCTATCCTCTTCTGGGACATGATAGTTCTCAACGGTTATCTCCTTTTGAATATCGTGATTGGTTGGACGGTGTTGGCTTGCGAAAAAAAGTCCGTTCCCCCGCCCCGTTGGGTCAAACCCCTGATTTACATCTCTATTCCCTGGGCCATCAGTATCCATACGGTAACGGCCTTCATCTATGCCGGTCTCCCGGGGAGGAGTTTCTGGCTGACCGCCATCATGGCTCCCCGTTTTCTGGCTTCGGCCTTTGCTTCCGGACCGGCGCTCCTGATCCTGCTTTGCCTCATTTTGAGAAAATTCACCCGGTTCGATACCGGAAAAGAGCCGGTGCAAACGCTGGCCAAGATTGTTACCTATGCTTTGGTGATCAGTATATTTTTGGTGGGCATGGAAATCTTTACGGTCTTTTACAGTCAAATTCCGGAGCACATGAAACATTTCC
This portion of the Deltaproteobacteria bacterium genome encodes:
- a CDS encoding 4Fe-4S dicluster domain-containing protein, with protein sequence MKSSRRTFLKITGLSLMGWGAKPVLEVLARNESSKILKPPEALKAKRWAMVINSRRCPHGCTDCIQACHNIHNVPDFGNEKDEIKWIWHERFGDAFPGQEHPYIQAGVKERPVLVLCNHCENPPCVRVCPTQATFKRAEDGIVMMDYHRCIGCRFCIAGCPYGARSMNYRDPRPFIKKINPAFPTRTKGVVEKCNFCVERLAAGLLPACVVACKEKALFFGDLGNPDSDVRKLLRAHFTIRRKPELGTQPQVYYIV
- the dsrJ gene encoding sulfate reduction electron transfer complex DsrMKJOP subunit DsrJ, coding for MYDAGKIITGLLIGIGLVSFPFWYNQGKAAPPPELKMDTPVIQQMKEKQCIEPTPYMRANHMELIDSWRNAVVREGGRLYVASDGKKYLMSLSNTCLHCHSNKDKFCDRCHSYTGVSPACWSCHVVPKEMKG
- the nrfD gene encoding NrfD/PsrC family molybdoenzyme membrane anchor subunit; its protein translation is MLEKVLIGSRRYWSWIAFLVLFIGVGVFYYLRQLDYGLGITGMSRNVTWALYIAQFTFLVGVAASAVMVVLPYYLHNYKAFGKITILGEFLAVASVMMCLMFIIVDLGQPARAFNLLIYPTPSSILFWDMIVLNGYLLLNIVIGWTVLACEKKSVPPPRWVKPLIYISIPWAISIHTVTAFIYAGLPGRSFWLTAIMAPRFLASAFASGPALLILLCLILRKFTRFDTGKEPVQTLAKIVTYALVISIFLVGMEIFTVFYSQIPEHMKHFQYLFAGLEGHRALVPWMWASVFLAGAALILLINPRTRKNESLLAVACVAVFGSLWIEKGLGLVVTGFIPSPLGKITEYYPTGPEVLITLGVWAMGFFILTVLYKVAISVKEEIEA